In the genome of Mauremys mutica isolate MM-2020 ecotype Southern chromosome 8, ASM2049712v1, whole genome shotgun sequence, one region contains:
- the LOC123376272 gene encoding neuropeptide Y receptor type 6-like: MMEKPTQHPSEGLFNRTVANSSNSPFSHFDSCQPSFPAVFLLITAYTVVTIVGLFGNLCLIVIIKRQKEAQNVTNILIANLSLSDVLICIMCIPVTVAYTLMDYWIFGEAMCKISSFVQSMSVTVSIFSLVLIAVERHQLIVNPRGWKPNMSHAYWGIIFIWGVSLIISIPFFIFHQLSDEPFKNLSYHSDFYTNKVVCIEAWPSVAERLVFTTSLLVFQYCFPLGFIFICYLKIFVCLRRRHGKVDGMRENESRLNESKRINMMLISIVVTFAACWLPLNIFNVVFDWNYEALMNCHHNLVFTLCHLVAMLSTCINPIFYGFLNKNFQKDLIVLIHHCRCFTSQEEYENIALSTLNTDVSKGSLKLNNAPVNS, translated from the coding sequence ATGATGGAGAAACCCACTCAGCATCCTAGTGAGGGTTTGTTTAATCGAACTGTTGCAAACAGCAGCAACTCACCGTTTTCACACTTTGATTCATGTCAGCCTTCTTTCCCTGCAGTCTTCTTGCTCATCACGGCTTATACTGTCGTTACAATAGTGGGGCTTTTTGGAAACCTTTGCCTGATTGTTATAataaaaagacagaaagaagCTCAAAATGTTACAAATATTCTGATTGCCAATCTCTCCTTATCCGATGTCTTGATATGCATCATGTGCATTCCTGTCACAGTTGCATACACGTTGATGGACTATTGGATATTTGGCGAGGCTATGTGTAAAATCAGCtcttttgtacaaagtatgtctgtCACAGTCTCCATATTCTCACTTGTATTAATTGCTGTCGAGAGACACCAGCTAATAGTGAACCCACGTGGCTGGAAGCCGAATATGTCACATGCTTACTGGGGAATTATCTTCATCTGGGGGGTTTCCCTTATCATATCCATTCCTTTTTTTATATTCCACCAACTATCTGATGAACCCTTTAAGAATCTCTCTTACCACAGCGATTTCTACACGAACAAAGTTGTTTGCATTGAGGCATGGCCATCAGTGGCAGAGCGACTGGTCTTTACCACCAGTCTGCTGGTTTTCCAGTATTGCTTCCCACTGGGCTTTATTTTTATCTGCTATCTCAAGATATTTGTATGTCTCCGGCGGAGACACGGTAAGGTGGATGGGATGAGGGAGAATGAGAGCAGACTAAATGAGAGCAAGAGGATTAATATGATGCTCATTTCAATTGTCGTGACCTTTGCAGCTTGCTGGTTGCCGCTAAACATTTTTAATGTCGTTTTTGACTGGAACTATGAGGCCCTGATGAACTGCCACCATAACTTAGTGTTCACATTGTGCCACCTGGTAGCCATGCTCTCGACATGTATCAATCCTATCTTTTATGGATTTCTCAACAAGAATTTCCAGAAGGATTTAATAGTGTTAATTCACCACTGCAGATGCTTCACATCTCAGGAGGAATATGAGAACATCGCCCTTTCAACCCTGAACACTGATGTATCCAAGGGGTCCTTGAAATTAAATAATGCCCCTGTGAATAGCTAA